Within the Tessaracoccus flavescens genome, the region GTCGCCCAGATGTCGGTGCGGCAGCGCTCGGTCTGCGAGTACGCCTCACACTGGGTGAACCACATGCGGCCGTTCAGGTTGTGCAGGCCCGCGAGGGTGTACGGAGCGGTCCGCTCGAAGTTTAGCTTCGGCTTGGTCGGAGTCGGCTTCGGGCTCGGCTTGGCCTCCGGGGCGACGGTCAGCTTGAGGCCGATCGTCGTCTCGTTGCCCTTGGCATCCTTGACCGTGACCTTGACCTGGCTTGCGCCCGCTCAACAACGAGCCAACACACTGTGCGAAAGGCTAGGAGGGGTCACAGTCTCTGTCGCCCCTTCAGGCGTGTTCGCTCGTTTCAAGTGCCCGTAACCGCCTCATTCGCTCACGCTGACTGCGCTTTTCAGGGGCGGTACGATGCCCCAAAAGGACCCGCGAAAGGACCGACATGGAGATCACCCGTTCGGCACTGGCTCAGATGATCGACCACACCCTGCTCAAGCCCGATGCGACGCACGGACAGGTCTCGGCCCTGATCGCGGAGGCGCGCGAGCTCGGCACCTACTCGGTGTGTGTCTCGCCCTCGATGCTTCCGCTCACCGACGACCTCGGCGAGGTGAAGGTGGCGACGGTGTGCGGCTTCCCCTCCGGCAACCACACCCCCGAGGCGAAGGCCTTCGAGGCGGCCCAGGCGTCGAAGAACGGCGCCGACGAGGTGGACATGGTGATCAACGTCGGCCTGCTCAAGGAGGGCCGCGCCGACCTGACCGAGGCGGAGATCCGCGCCGTGCGCGAGGCCACCACCGGAGTGCTGAAGGTGATCATCGAGTCGGCCGCCCTCACCGACGACGAGATCGTCGCGGCCTGCAAGGCTGCGGAGGCCGCAGGAGCCGACTTCGTCAAGACCTCGACCGGGTTCTCGCCCGCCGGCGGCGCCAGCGTGCACGCCGTCGAGCTGATGAACGAGACGGTCGGCGGTCGGCTCGGGATCAAGGCGAGCGGCGGCATCCGCGACTACGCGACGGCCAACGCGATGATCGAGGCGGGCGCGACGCGGCTCGGTCTGTCGAGCAGCTCAGCCGTGCTGGACGGCGCTGACGGCGTCGAGGTCGAGGCAGAGGGCGACTACTGAGTCGCACTGACTGAGTCGGGGCGGCTGCCCCGGCTCAGTCCGCCTCACCGGCCTCGAGCGGCGTCTCGTCGAACTGCGTGAGGTACAGCGTCGAGTACTGTCCACCCGCGGCGAGCAGTTCATCGTGGGTTCCCCGCTCGACGATCCGGCCGTCCTCGATGACGAGGATCTGGTCGGCGTGGCGCACCGTCGACAGCCGGTGCGCGATCACGATGGAGGTCCGCCCCTCGCGCGCGGTGTCGAGGGCATTTTGGACGAGCGACTCCGATTCGGAGTCCAGATGCGCGGTCGCCTCGTCGAGGACGAGGATCGGCGGGGCCTTCAGCAGCAGCCGTGCGATGGCGAAGCGCTGCCGCTCGCCACCACTGAGCCGGTAGCCCCGCTCCCCCACGACCGTGTCGAGCCCGTCGGGCAGCCGCCGCACCAACGCGTCCACCCGGGCCGACCCGAGCGCCCGCCACAACTCCTCCTCGGTCGCCTCAGGCTTCGCGTAGAGGAGGTTGGCGCGGACGGTGTCATGGAAGAGGTGCGCGTCCTGGGTCACGTAGCCCACCTCGTCCTGCAGCGACCCGAGCAGCAGGGAGCGCACGTCGTCGCCCGCCACCCGCACGGCGCCGCTGTCGACGTCGTAGAGCCGCGCGATCAGGTGCGTGATGGTGGTCTTCCCGGCCCCCGATGCCCCGACGAGTGCAACGGTCTGGCCGGGCAGCGCCTCGAAGCTCACGCCCTTCAGCACCGGCTGCGACGCGCTCTCGTCGACTGCGACGGCCGG harbors:
- the deoC gene encoding deoxyribose-phosphate aldolase, coding for MEITRSALAQMIDHTLLKPDATHGQVSALIAEARELGTYSVCVSPSMLPLTDDLGEVKVATVCGFPSGNHTPEAKAFEAAQASKNGADEVDMVINVGLLKEGRADLTEAEIRAVREATTGVLKVIIESAALTDDEIVAACKAAEAAGADFVKTSTGFSPAGGASVHAVELMNETVGGRLGIKASGGIRDYATANAMIEAGATRLGLSSSSAVLDGADGVEVEAEGDY